Sequence from the Microcoleus sp. bin38.metabat.b11b12b14.051 genome:
GCGGTTTCAACCGCCGTCTTATCTCAAGCTGATCAGTCTTCAACCCGCGGAGGCGGGTTTTGTTTTTATAGGCGCGGTTTCAACCGCCGTCTTATCTCAACCTGATCAGTCTTCAACCCGCGGAGGCGGGTTTTGTTTTTGTAGGCGCGGTTTCAACCGCCGTCTTATCTGAACCTGAACCGCATTTGATAAGGCTAATAAGCAATCAAAAACAATCCGACTTAGCCACAGGCAATATAGACAGCATTTCCTGAGAACGTTTGAGATAATTTTCCGCTACGCGATCGAGCGGATTTTTACGCACACACTCAGCAAACAGTTGTGCCGCTTCTTTATGTTTGCTCGCACTATAGTTCCACAAAGCTTCTAAAAATATGTTAAAAGTCGCCAACTTCCCATCTTTAACTTCCGGCGGATCGGCATCAAATACTTCATGAATAGTCACCAACTCGGCTTTGCCTTTAACCCTAACCCGACCAATATTCCGAATAGCATATTTCGGATATTCACTGACATTTAACTGTACAAAAGTATTGTGAGTAATCAACATCGATACCCCGTAACTTTTCGTCATCGTTTCCATGCGAGAAGCTAAATTCACCGCATCGCTAATCACCGTACTGTCCATCCTCGTTGTTCCCCCTACTGTTCCCAGCATCAAGTTGCCTGTATTGATGCCTATCCCTATTTTGATAGGTGCAAAGCCCTCGCTAACGCGGTGTTTATTGTATTCATCCAGACGATGCAGCATAGAAATTCCAGCATTCAAAGCATCGCTAGCATTGTGACCGAACAAAGCCATAATTGCATCGCCAATATACTTATCAATAAAACCGTTATTTTCAATAATAGCTGGCTCCATGCGGCTCAAATAAGAATTAATAAACCTAAAATTTTCCTGAGGAGTCATGCCCTCAGAAATATTTGTAAAATCTCGAATATCGGAAAATAAAATAGACATTTCCTTTTCCACACTGTCACCAAGTTTGATATCGACTAAGCTGTCACGACCTAGCAACGAAACAAATTCACTCGGCACAAAGCGTTTGGCAGCATTCGTTAATTGTGATTGCAGTTCCAAGGCTAATTCTAGCCTCTCATTGACTTTTCGCAGTTCCGCATTTTGTTCTACCAGCTTTTTATCCTGACTGTAGCTGTGGACAGCTTCTGTCACGGTCAATTTCAAATCTTCAGTTTGCCAAGGCTTGCCGATAAATCGGTAGAGTTTGGCGTGCTTAATCGCACTTCCCACAGCTTCAATAGTCGCCTGACCCGTTAGCATCACCTTGAGAGTTTTGGGAGAAATCTCGTGAACCCGCCTTAACAATTCATCTCCTTTCATATCAGGCATCACGTAGTCGGAAATAATTAAAGGAATCTCTTCCCCATCTGCAATTAGTTCAGCAACTAACTCTAAAGCGTCTTCGCCTCCTTCCGCAATTTCAATCCGGTAAGTATTGCCTAAAGCATCTTTCAATTCAGCTTTGAGGCTTTTGAGAACCGTGGTTTCGTCATCCACGCAAATAATCACTTGTTTGCTCATAGCGATAAAGCTGTTTTAATGGTTTCGATCAACTCTTCTTCCGACCAAGGTTTGTGCAAACAGCGGTGAAGGTCAGCTTCATTAAATGCTCTTTGAACTGCATCTTCATCTGCTTGACCTGTTAGCATCACTTTAACTATTTTAGGAAACTTTTTATGGACACGAATTAGAAACTCATCTCCTTTCATTCCCGGCATCAACCAATCAGACACAATCAAGATGATTGTTGTATCATCGCCATTAAATTCGTCTATCAACTCTAAGGCATCGGCAGGATTTTCCGCTAATTCATAAACGTAGGTATTGCCAAAGGCTGATTTTAGTTGAGTTTTGAGGCTTTTCAAAACTACTTTCTCGTCGTCAACGCACAGAATGACTGGTTTAGACATATGATTTTATCTCAGCGATTGTTCGTTGTTGACTGTTGAGTGTATGTCTTAATTTGTCAGGTAGTCACTGCCTCCCAAAAACCGCAAAACGCAAGTTTTGCGAGCAATACAGGCAAGGCTTAGCTACTTAGTTTATCCCGGATTGACGGGTAGACAAACGGTGAAAGTTGTTTTGCCGGGAACTGATGCAACTTCGATGGTGCCCCGGTGTTTTTCAATAATTCTTCTGACAATATCAAGTCCTAAACCTGTGCCTTCACCGGGGGGTTTAGTCGTGAAAAATGGCTCGAAAATTTTAGACATAACTTCTTCAGGAATTCCCTTACCGCTATCGGTGACTGCAACTTGGACGCGATTGCTTTTTTGAGAGAGTTCGAGGGTTAATGTACCTTTATTGTCCATCGCTTGCAGGGCATTGTGTATGAGATTTGTCCACACCTGATTGAGTTGATCTGGGTAGCAGAGCACAGGTTCTATTTTGGCGAAGTTTCGCAATACTTCTACTCCGTGCTTCAGGTTATTTTGATACAGCGTAAGTACGGTTTCTATGCCTTCAACTAAATCCGATTGAATCATCACTTCTGAGGAGTCGTGTCTGGCATAATTTTTCAGAGCAAAGACGACTTTTGATGCTCGATCCGTTGCCGTATTAATTGTTTGGGTACCTCGCTGGATTTCAGTGAGTTTGTAAGCCATGTCTAAGATACGCTCGCGCT
This genomic interval carries:
- a CDS encoding adenylate/guanylate cyclase domain-containing protein produces the protein MSKQVIICVDDETTVLKSLKAELKDALGNTYRIEIAEGGEDALELVAELIADGEEIPLIISDYVMPDMKGDELLRRVHEISPKTLKVMLTGQATIEAVGSAIKHAKLYRFIGKPWQTEDLKLTVTEAVHSYSQDKKLVEQNAELRKVNERLELALELQSQLTNAAKRFVPSEFVSLLGRDSLVDIKLGDSVEKEMSILFSDIRDFTNISEGMTPQENFRFINSYLSRMEPAIIENNGFIDKYIGDAIMALFGHNASDALNAGISMLHRLDEYNKHRVSEGFAPIKIGIGINTGNLMLGTVGGTTRMDSTVISDAVNLASRMETMTKSYGVSMLITHNTFVQLNVSEYPKYAIRNIGRVRVKGKAELVTIHEVFDADPPEVKDGKLATFNIFLEALWNYSASKHKEAAQLFAECVRKNPLDRVAENYLKRSQEMLSILPVAKSDCF
- a CDS encoding response regulator; the protein is MSKPVILCVDDEKVVLKSLKTQLKSAFGNTYVYELAENPADALELIDEFNGDDTTIILIVSDWLMPGMKGDEFLIRVHKKFPKIVKVMLTGQADEDAVQRAFNEADLHRCLHKPWSEEELIETIKTALSL